The Alteromonas gilva genome includes a window with the following:
- the pepQ gene encoding Xaa-Pro dipeptidase — MTEQDDLYAAHIDILQQRTREAVEREGIEGLVIHSGQSKRLFLDDNHYPFKVNPQFKAWLPVIDNPNCWLVVNGIDKPKLIFYRPLDFWHKVPPEPDDFWVDCFDIVMLKQADMVEKHLPYDKSGFAYVGEYIEVAGALGFENVNPDRALHYLHYHRAYKTDYELACMREANKVAVAGHKAAAAAFNAGESEFNINLAYNAATQQGDNDVPYTGIVALNEHCSILHYMHYDTLKPASHRSFLIDAGANFNGYAADITRTYSFGKTIFSELISQLNSLTIELIGQLKPGIDYADIHRSAHRGIANILVNAGLVNLSAEDCVAQGITRTFFPHGIGHFLGLQVHDVGGLIADDRGTPNPAPEDHPFLRCTRTVEARQVFTIEPGLYFIDSLLADLKSSEATKYINWDKVDQYRPYGGIRIEDNIIVHRDNNENMTRLAGLD, encoded by the coding sequence ATGACAGAGCAAGATGACCTGTATGCAGCGCATATCGACATACTTCAACAGCGCACACGCGAGGCCGTTGAGCGCGAGGGAATTGAAGGATTGGTAATTCATTCAGGTCAGAGTAAACGTTTGTTTCTTGATGACAACCATTATCCGTTTAAGGTCAATCCCCAGTTTAAAGCTTGGTTACCGGTTATTGACAATCCCAATTGCTGGCTCGTGGTCAATGGCATAGATAAACCCAAACTGATCTTTTACCGGCCCTTGGATTTTTGGCATAAAGTGCCGCCTGAGCCTGATGATTTTTGGGTGGATTGTTTTGATATCGTGATGCTAAAGCAAGCTGATATGGTGGAAAAACACCTTCCCTATGACAAGTCTGGTTTTGCTTATGTGGGCGAGTATATCGAAGTGGCCGGGGCCCTTGGTTTTGAAAATGTTAACCCCGACCGCGCCTTGCATTATTTGCACTATCACCGGGCTTACAAAACCGATTACGAGCTGGCCTGTATGCGCGAGGCGAATAAAGTAGCGGTAGCAGGACATAAAGCAGCGGCGGCCGCATTTAATGCTGGCGAAAGTGAATTCAATATTAATTTAGCGTATAACGCTGCCACCCAGCAGGGTGATAATGACGTGCCTTACACCGGCATTGTGGCACTTAATGAGCATTGCTCAATTTTGCATTACATGCATTATGATACGCTCAAGCCTGCCAGCCACCGTTCTTTCTTAATTGATGCCGGGGCAAACTTTAATGGTTATGCTGCGGATATAACCCGAACCTACAGCTTTGGTAAGACTATTTTCAGTGAGTTAATCAGCCAGTTAAATAGCCTGACCATTGAGCTTATTGGCCAACTCAAACCGGGTATTGATTACGCCGACATTCACCGCAGCGCCCATCGCGGGATTGCTAACATTCTGGTGAATGCCGGATTAGTTAATCTGAGCGCAGAGGATTGTGTGGCACAAGGCATTACCCGCACGTTTTTCCCCCATGGCATTGGCCACTTTTTAGGTCTGCAGGTGCACGATGTGGGCGGTTTGATTGCCGATGACCGTGGCACGCCAAACCCGGCTCCCGAGGATCATCCGTTTTTGCGTTGCACACGCACGGTCGAAGCACGCCAGGTCTTTACAATTGAGCCAGGCCTGTATTTTATTGACTCACTGTTGGCGGACCTCAAATCAAGTGAGGCAACCAAATACATTAACTGGGATAAAGTTGACCAGTACCGACCCTATGGCGGCATACGGATTGAAGACAATATTATCGTACACCGCGATAACAATGAAAATATGACCAGGCTGGCCGGCTTAGACTAG